Below is a window of Hydrogenimonas sp. SS33 DNA.
ACCGACGAAATCTACGACATGTGGAAGTCGGATACGGAGTTGCTTCGCAAAAACTCCTTCATCGGCGATGTCTACGAAAAATACGGCGAACTGGCCCAGGAGGACGACGAAGCGAAAATCTACATGCTCGTCGCCAACCAGTGCCTGGAGGGGATCTATTTCTACAGCGGCTTCTCCGCCATGTACGCCTTGGCCAGAAGCGGCAAGATGCTCGGGTCGGCCCAGATGATCCGCTTCATCCAGCGCGACGAAGTGACCCACCTGGCCCTCTACAGCAACATCATCAAAGAGATCAAGAAGGAGTATCCCCACCTCTTCAATGAGCGGGTCATCGCCAACATGCGAGAAATGTACCGCCAGGCTTACGAACTGGAGCGCAACTGGGGATGGTATGTCACGGAAGACCAGATTCTGGGCCTCAACCAGCAGATCATCGACCAGTATGTCCAGTACCTGACCGACAAACGTCTCAAAGCGATCGGCCTCGAGCCGATGTTCGGCGCCGACAACCCCATCAAGTGGGTCGACAGCTTCTCCACCTTCAACGACCAAAAATCCAACTTCTTCGAAGCGAACGTCACCAACTACTCCAAGGGAAGCATCAGCTTTGACGATTTCTGAGACCGGCCTTCGGGCCTTCGCGCTCCAGCTCAAAACCCACCCCGGCGATTTCGACCGCAACATTACGCGCCTTGCCGAAAAGGTGAGGGGCCTTCCGGAAGGAAGCCTCGTCGTCACCCCGGAAGTCTTCGTCACGGGCTATCCCTACGACAGGCTCGACGACGCGGCGAATAGCGGCGAAAAGGCACTGTCACTCATGACGGGTCTGTCAAAGGGGAAGATTGTCACATTGACACTCATCGTCAAAGAGAAGGGCCGCTACTACAACCGCTCTTTCGTCTTTCACGACGGCAACATCGTCCATACCCAAAACAAGGTGAAGCTCTTCCTTCTGGGTGAAGAGGACAGGTACCTGACGGCAGGTTCCATGGAGGAGATACGGCCCTTCGAGATTGACGGCATCCGCTTCGGCCTTACCGTCTGTTTCGAACTGCGCTATCCGGAGATCTGGCTCAGACTCAGAGGCGCCGACGCCATCCTCGTCCCCGCACGCTGGGGGTTGCCCAGAAAAAAACACCTCGAAGCGATGTCCCGGGCTCTTGGCATCGCCAACCAGTGCTACTGCATCGTCGCCAACAGCGGCGACGACGAGATGGCCCGAAGCAGCGCCATCGTCACCCCCAACGGCGACATGCATCTTGATGACCTCGCCGAGACGATCGAAGGAAGAGTCGACCTTCGCTCCGTCAAGAAAATCCGACGCTACATCAAAATGGGATAACGCATGCTCGACCACGCCAAACGGATCAAACTGGAAAATTTCGCCGAT
It encodes the following:
- a CDS encoding ribonucleotide-diphosphate reductase subunit beta; translation: MKKKLYSTECDTTRSTTSIINGCTAGIINLNRNKYEWAYNLWEVMMANTWFPKEVDLTEDARDYKHLLPAERRMYDKVLAQLIFMDSIQTNNTADNVNPWITAPEVNMCLVRQAFEEALHSQSYAVMVDSISINTDEIYDMWKSDTELLRKNSFIGDVYEKYGELAQEDDEAKIYMLVANQCLEGIYFYSGFSAMYALARSGKMLGSAQMIRFIQRDEVTHLALYSNIIKEIKKEYPHLFNERVIANMREMYRQAYELERNWGWYVTEDQILGLNQQIIDQYVQYLTDKRLKAIGLEPMFGADNPIKWVDSFSTFNDQKSNFFEANVTNYSKGSISFDDF
- a CDS encoding nitrilase-related carbon-nitrogen hydrolase, whose translation is MTISETGLRAFALQLKTHPGDFDRNITRLAEKVRGLPEGSLVVTPEVFVTGYPYDRLDDAANSGEKALSLMTGLSKGKIVTLTLIVKEKGRYYNRSFVFHDGNIVHTQNKVKLFLLGEEDRYLTAGSMEEIRPFEIDGIRFGLTVCFELRYPEIWLRLRGADAILVPARWGLPRKKHLEAMSRALGIANQCYCIVANSGDDEMARSSAIVTPNGDMHLDDLAETIEGRVDLRSVKKIRRYIKMG